The Notolabrus celidotus isolate fNotCel1 chromosome 16, fNotCel1.pri, whole genome shotgun sequence genomic sequence CAATTCTCTAAATCGGTAGAGTTGTGAAGTTTATTTTTTAccaaatatagatatatataaagACATATAAGCGAGCTCACTGGCTTGGACTGTGAGGAAAGTGTGTTTGTCATGTGACTGCGTGCATGTTTGTATACACGGGGGCCGCGGGTTGTGTACTgtgctttgttttcttcctaGCACAGGGTTTTTCATTAACCGACATATGTACAGTAACTGTTCCCATGAATTATAAATATGCCGCATAAAGGTCCCACCTATTCTGCAAGAGATGTTGAGAATGATTTCATAGGCCAATACACACCCAGTCTGCCTtccagtgtgttttatttttctttctttctgaggCCCCCCACCTGCTCCCCCGCTCCACCACCTGTCCCCCATTGTAAGGAAACCTGCAACATTGAATACTGATGGACAGAATTGtactttgggtttttttgtcagtgatttatttttctttttgtactgtgcgttttaaaaaatttaaatggaTAAACTTGTCTTGTACATAtatgaaaaaacacaagtaCTGTAGTTCCTGTTTGTTCGATGGCtttctccttttccttctcGAATCCTTGCAGACTTGTTAGCtttttgtttcatatattttttttattttgtaaaaatatataaatattaagtaaataaacaagaaaaaggcatttttcatcattttggaTGTGAATGTCTTTTAAGAAACTATATTTGTTTCTCATGTGGCTTCTAAATACAGCAGCATCTCTTCCAACTGTCCGACACTGATtcccagtgtttgtgtgtgttaataataataataataataataataatgatacattttgtttaaaagcgcctttcttAACACTtagggctactttacagagggattaaaacacaatgaataaaataacacgataaaataaataaaaaccacaaagtaacaccaagttaaaatgaagcagtggaaattaaacagagattggaacagatgggttttgagttttgatttgaagaggggtagagagtcaatatttctgatgtctggtgggagttagttccagagttggggagcagagcgactgaaagctctgcttcccatggtgctgagacgggaaGAGGGCACAGAGTggtggaggaaggaggaagacctgagggagcgagagggggtgacaatgtggaggagatcggaTAGATACAGGGGGGCGAtgttgtggatggccttaaatgtatacaggaggattttgaaggagATTCCAGatttgaccgggagccagtgaagctgctggaggacgggggtgatgtggtgaaaggagggggttctagtgatgTTGCTCAACACTGGCTGTTCATCAGCTGATAGCTTGACATGCTCACATCCTGATACTTGATATCAGCAGTACAGGGAAGTGACAAACACTGTAAGGAGAAGCATCTGCCTCCAAGTGTTTGGCTTGGCCAAAACCATCTGATTTTGAGACTTCAGTGTTAAAGGCATGAGTTATGTAACAGCCAGCTAACACACTTAATGCAGACTTTGTTTCTACTTGTTTGTTTACTAGACTGAAGGGCACTGTATGCATCTAAATAACTAGTTTATGATTGAAAGCTGGCTGCTTAATGAGCTGTACCAGTTAATAATCATATTTCAATATCTGGGTGAGTTCagtgttaaaaatgtataataaaaaaagtcataatttaaATCATGATTAAACAAATACATTGAACTAGTTGTATTTACTTGAAATACAATATTAATcgtatttatagagcacttttcaaaagacAGGCCCCAAAGTGCCTTACATGGGTAGCAAAATACAACCAGCAGATCATGAAATCACAAGACACGATCGAGAagtaaaaagtattttaaaaaagacaaaattcatttaaaagaactctaaaggaatacaattattttgaaatattaaaaatcattaaattcgATAAAGTAAATAATAgttataaatcaataaaataaaggtcAAGTAAAATCAGGACAAGCTGTGCAGTACAATAATGTTTTCAGAAGTGTTTTTCAGTGAGGTATCTGTTGTTTCCCAAAATGTCTTTATGTTGAGATCTTCACATTTTGACTCTAGAGACATAAATGTCTGTGTAACGTGTGATTATGCAGGTAATATCTTTTATTagaaaagtaaaatgaaataggCTACATTAACTTGAGTTGGTGAGCAAGTACAATTTAATTCTATCCTTGAATTATGAATGCAAGGGATTTTTGCAAAAAGTgattttcagtgtgttttctctAAAGTATTTTTAGTAAGTCTACTTTCACCATCACTGGAAAGCTCTCCTGCACTAATGATGAAAAAttactttacaaacagctgaCCAGATTTCAAGAAACACATCAGCACATCGGAAAAGATTTCCTCCAGGTACACGCCTGTTCATTCATTTCAAAATTTGCTGTCACACTACCAGTAAATGTCCCTCATAAAAATATTATTGGTAAACGTGTTTTGATAAGATCTAGTAGAGCATCCTGTCACAGGATTGTATGTTTCATATGTTATATATTTTCTCTTTAATCTCTTATCTTTGGTATAAAATTCtggctttgttttatttatttttattctcttgttggttttagtgttttttaaattgttttactCCCTTTTATCTTTCATAGTCTACCTTTTTCTTCtcgttttctttttcttttgcggCTCTTATGTTGCTTTATTTCCTACTATTCtcaaaagttcaaagtcttctttattgtcaaaaactgcagtatgcacaagacatacagaggatttgatatttctctttcagaccctagcaacgaaaacaacagataaacataggaaatagctAGAAAAAGAGAACTaaagagtaagctaataaaaattataaaataaagtgcaaaaacagtgaaaaaactTTGCTaaagtgcaatttaaaaaaaggatgtattcatttttaaattttctaaaaatattcctcacatttcactttttctttcttttattttttcattctaaagcactttgttaccctgttttgaaaagtgctatatacaGTGGGGTGCAAAAGTTTGGGCACCCTAAACaaaaattgttgttttcatctgtattttatatttcctTCAGTGTGGTAGCTTGCTTCTTTCATATCTTATAGCTGACAGAAATACAGACATTTACAGCAGCATATTTATTGAGTTAAATCAGGTTGTACAATAAATTCTGAAACAAAATCAGACCAGTGCAAAAGTTTGGGCACCCTTAAACTTTCTTATGTTTGAGCGTTGCTAGATAGCCTAAAAAGACTGATTTCACCATCTAAACATTGGAATTAGTTCACTGAATCTTCCACAACAAAttcaaatacaacaacagattTAAAGGTTAAATTTGAGCAACTGTTTCTTATCCCTCAGTCTCTAATGTGACTTGGCAACATGGGAacatcaaaacagctctcagatgACCTAAAATTGCAAATAATACAGAAGCATAACTCTGGAGAAGGCTATAAGAAATTATCCCACAGGTTTCAGTTCTCTGTGTCAACTGTGAGGAACATCATAAGGAAATGGAAAGCTACTGGCACTGTGGATGTGAAGAAAAGATGTGGCAGACCAAGGAAAATGACAGCAAGACAAGAGCGAAAAATGGTGAGAAAACTTTGCAAGGACCCACAAACACCCACCAAAGAACTCCAGGAAGATCTTACTGCTGATGGTGTCATGGTGCATCGCTCCACAATCAGACAAAGATTGCATGAGAAAGAGCTTTATGGAAGGGTGATGCGTAAGAAGCCCTTTCTTACTGTAATCCCCATCACAAACACGCTCGTCTGACATATGTCAAAACACATGTGGATAAACCAGATTCATTCTGGAATAAAGTGCTCTGGACATATGAAACAAAGATGGAGTTATATGGGCACAACCACATGGCGCAAGAAGAACACAGCATACTAGAAGAAGAACATGCTCCCTACTGTAAAGTTTTAATGTAAAGGAGGGTCTGTTATGCTTTGGGGTTGTATGGCCGGTACAGGCACTGGAAACCTTGTTAAGGTGGAAGGCCGCATGGATTCGGCCCAATATCAACAGATTCTGGAGGCAAATGTCCAAGAAGCTGAGGCTAAGGCACGGTTGGGTACTCCAACACGACAACGATCCTAAACATTGTTCAAAATCGACAAAGGATtacttaaagaaagaaaaatacaacattctGCAATGGCCATCACAATCCCCAGATTTGAACATAATAGAGAATTTGTGGTATGACCTGAAGCGTGCTGTCCATGCCAGTAGGCCCTCCAATCTCACAGAGTTGGAGGCCTTTTGTAAGGAGGAGTGGTCAAAAATCCCCCCAGCCAGAATCCAGGGACTTATCCAGAGTTATATGAAACGTTTACAGGCAGTTATATTAGCAAAAGGGGGTGCTACTAAGTCTTGAAGTCACTGAAGGGGTCGGGTGCCCAAACTTTCGCACCGGTCTGATTTTGTTTCAGAGTTTATTGTACATCCTGATTTAACTCAATAAATAAGTTTTCATCctgaaaatgtctgtatttcTGTCAGTTATAAGATGTGTGAGAAACAAGCTGTCACACTGAaggaaatataaaatacagatgaaaacaacaatttttgtttagggttcccaaactttcgcACCCCACTGTAAATcaattgtattatattatgaatataattattgtcattatagtcattaaagtcagaattctgagattaaagtcagaattttgaggaaaaaaaagtcaatagTAACACTAGACGATAAACTCCTCTGCGCATGCTTTCTGCCATATACGGTAACGTAGCGTGACAACGAATTGCGTCATTCTGAAGTTGCCAGAACGCTTTACGGCACTGTCGCACATACTGCTGCTCTGTTGACATACTTGTACTCCTGTGCGTATTCACAGTTAGAAGTAGTCATGGTTTGgactttttttcattaaatgaGTGTTTTTGACTTATTCCGCGGGTTCTTTGGGGTTCCCGGAGGTCATTATCGTGGCCGAAGGTAAGTTCATGTTGTCAAAGTCGTTTAGATTGTGCAGCTTTCTCTCGgctaagctaacagaagttggTTCCTCACTTGCACGCTGTTTGGCTGCTTAAACAGCTTTGGTGATGAGATTAACTTTCTCTCTGCCAGGGTGACAACAGGGGTCCCTCAGATAGCATAGTAGCTGTTATACTTAGGTTAAGAGTGACCTCTTGAATAATTAGATTGTGTTCTTTAAAGACTATTAATGTCACAGCCAAATAGTGCCAGCTAACCTAAGGCAAGATCTAATAATTAATGCATCTGATCTGTATATCATACTGTTTGGATCAGGGatctatggtggccctgaaagacaaatttactaaagatgaaacacttttacaaagttggagacaaatttacattttggaaaacatttttcacattttataaaacaaaatgacattaacaaaacacttttaccaaggacaaaacaaatttacattttggaaaacatttttcatattttataaaacaaaattacatcagcaaactTTTACCAAGGACAACACATATATGGGtccaaatccattattttcttttgaaataatttgttatttttaagacatacatcAATTGATTCTAAAAAACCTGCTTATTTTATATACAATTTCAGTacaaatattgagatttatttcatttttaagtatctcaaaccctgaaaatgtcagcTGGCGCAACCCTCTAagcaagtgaactgacttaaaacactataaaaaatgtattttaataataaaaaattcaaattaaaacaccatggcatgattttacatataagagctttgaaataaacataatttcataaatatcaatagtTAAAACGCACCTAAGgtaatttaaaaacttttgtccagcaatttgcatgttctcaaatgtcagggtggcaccACCGTACTCATcgaccttttattttgaaagtaagtaTAATAGTATAGTTATTATAATAGTTATATTATATAGTTAATATAATAGTTATAATGGACTTCAACATATGAAATCATTCAGAGGACCCTACTAATTGTCACggctgagttaaaaggtttgtagatgtctcttaaataataatagaaaagcttttatcaacttataggtggacggtaacactttccatgtcaggtggtacaaccaacctaaaactgtaaacattatATGTAAAACCTGGCCAATAGAATGCAACAATCCTAatatatattgtaaataaaaaatatactcaaaatacaaatgtgtaaagAACTGTAACCACTCTAAGGGATACTTCCTAAAAGTTTCAGTTAGAACAAATGATAGGTaagtacatatattttgacaaatatctggttgcgccacctgacatttattgggtgttcaagttaagaaaaggctaaaaaaaaaaatacagtggtGTCCAAatgaaactgcaaatgttcagatgattcagaatgtgattaatttctgtgctataaataacgcattttaagatggaagcttggggccataaataaatggaccttgggccgcgatttgcccccgggccgcactttggacatgcctgtcctaatatgtaaaccatgtctatctctgtttggtttctctccatcaaaacaaactaattgaCCCCTCACacgatcacttccggtattccctttctgtaaaaatgaaatgttaatttgtttcagaaatggtaaaagtgttccgtcgtttgcAAATTTGTTTcctgaaatgtaaatttgttttgtccttggtaaaagtgttttgctgatgtaattttgttttataaaatttaaaaatgtttgtaaaagtgtttcatcttttgtaaatttgttttgtccttctgGGCCACCATAGGGATCCCTTCTTTGATGCAATGACtcatgatgatgacgatgatgacgatgaagaagaggaagacgacGGATTCTACAATGAGAGGTTCCACGGGGTCCGGCAGGACCCCTTTGATAATGACTGGAGGTTTGACTTCAGCTTTGGACCAAACGGGATGAGGATCGAGGAGCCTCCGGTGTTTGGCCATGTCCTCAGGGAGATGGAGGAGATCTTCTCCCAGCTGGGCCGCACGGACGGGCAGCCAGAGTCCGGACACTTTGGTATGAAAACTGCGCCGTTATCCTTACATACATTATTGCCTCTTTGCTGGCTCTGGAAATTGTTATTCCCCAACATCCAGTCCTGCTCGTCTTACATAAAGTCTctaaaatagtatgggaggtagagccttcagttatcaggcgcctctccttttgaatcatctaccagtcacggtccaggaggcagacaccctctctacttttaagagtaggctttaaactttcctttttgataacacttatagttagagctggctcaggtttggacaagctcttagttatgctactataggcttagactgccgggggaactgacacactgggatcatatctttccctctctctctctcatctctctgcctgtcacttactttccctgtcccattaaagttactaaccatagacctttttagagtccctgagctcccttgtctcataggttcctctggcatagacagcctgctgctgtggccgtactactatctgtctcaccactgtcatctctctctcttcatcttcctctctccctctttccaaccccaacacggtctcagcagatgtctgtctaacatgagtctggttctgctcaaggtttctgcctgtcaaaggaagtttgtctttgccactgtaacttgctaaatgctgtaaagtgctctgctcatggtggattaagatgagatcagactgagtcctgcctgtaagatgggactggatcttatcctgtcttgatgttgggtctttgttaataatataacatagagtacgatctagacctgctctgttcgtgaagagtcttcagataacattttttggatttggtgctatataaataaagattgattgattgattgattgattgattgattgattgattgattgattgattgattgattgattgattgattgattgattgattgatcaaccAAGCTCTTCCGTTCTAGGTGTGCCCATGCTGCCACCTCCTCAGGATGGATCAAAGATTACTGAAGGCATATCCAGCAGGAACCCCCTGAGAGACTTCATGCTCAAATCCCCTGACGgcaacacacaaggatcacctGCAGAGCCCAGAACTGACCGCCACCCTTCTGACGAGTCACCAAGTGTCCATGACTGGACCCCTTTTCCAAAAGTGAATATCTCACACTCAGTTTTTTCGTTTCTCTTGCAACATTAGGTGTCATTGATTACTATTATGTAATAACTGCCTTATATCTGTGTAATAGTTCAGTGATATTTGGAAAAGGGGGCCACCGAAAGCTCCAGAAGATGGGCGGAGAGAAGACAGAGGTAACTTGTATTTTGAATCATTTAGCATGAAAACTTTTGGACACATTATTTTCCAGATGTTCCAACTTATTTTCCTTGCATCTGTCCTGTCAAGATCTAGACTCTGCAGTTTCCTCTGGTGGTCTGGATCAGATTCTGACGCCACCTGCTGGTCAGGCACCAAACCAACCCAGAACCAGATCTTTCTTTCAGTCAGTCACCGTCACAAAGGTGGTGAAGCCTGATGGGGTGAGAGAAACAGTGTATGCTGGTTTTATCATAATCCATAAAGatttagtaatttattttcatataaCTGAACACAGTTTGAGTCCACAAATCAGCTAAAGGTTGGTTGTGTTTTCTGCCAGACTGTGGAGGAGAGGCGTACCATTAGAGACGGACAAGGTAATGAGGAGACCACAGTGACCCGTTCAGGAGGTTCGGGTAACCTTGAGGATTCAGACCACCACACTGGATCCCATACACCAGGTCAGTGTAAACATGGGGAttattcttaaagctggggttggtagtctcggaaaactagcatgaatttgaatgtagcatgtcctcaggactccgtctaaccccccccaattttgggacccaaaaacggtgattggttggtgttttcccaggttaaCTCCGGTTGAAGATagcaccttttttaaaaaaaatttaaagaacacattatgtattgattgccatcaggacataaagatcattttaaccagtataacaaaaagtgtatctaaatctgactaccaaccccagctttaagtctagGTTGTCCTTATAGAAAGTTATCTAATTTTAGCTTTGTGTGGTTctaatgacattttttatttcaggtaGCCAACATCCATTTTCAGACATGCGTGATGATGACTCGCTGTTCTTCTCCAGGTTCTTTCGAGGGTTTAAGTAACCTGTAAAGAAGAATACAGTGAAGGATATTCTTTGCTTTATCCGTCTACAAGTGCTTCCCCAGAGCTGTGAGTTTGCAGATTTGTAGGATTTATCAAAATACGCATACTTGCATGTCCTTTAATTgccaaagtgaaaatgttggaaAAGGATCTCCTAAAATGATGGCAGGATTTTAAACAGACCACAAGAGTAGAAGCTGCCACTCTTGAAACCTTGTGATTTTTAGGAATCGGGACAAATCAGGGACTACATAATTCACTGttagatattttatttttgaacactTTTTTGTAGAATAAGCCTGTATTGATTTGTGTGTGATTTGTCAAATAAAAACTTAATATATTCAGgagttttattttcctgttgtttttgacCACTTAAAGTAAACCTCCTGACTGTTTTGAATAAAAGCCCCCAGAAGATTGAGTCTGCAGACTTAGAAGCTTCAGATTCAGGACCGTGCTTTTGGGAGTGTTATTTTAAACCAAAcagactatatatatatatatatatatatatatatatatatatacatatatatatatatatatatatatatatatatatatatatatatatatatatatatatatatatatatatatatatatatatataaacatacagTTAAGCCCGAAATTATTCATACCCCTGGCAAATTTTGACTTAGTTACTTTTATACAACCACTACATTTTTTCTTGATTGGAAATGACACAGGCGTCTCCCAGAAGGTAATAAGACAAAGTACAAGAGGcatcattgtggaaaaaaatatttctcagctttattcacatttgaacaaaaagtgGCATGTCaaaaattattcatacccttCTCAATAatcaatagaaaaaataaataaatgatgccTCTTGTACATTGTCTTATTACCTTCTGGGAGATGCCTGTTTCATTTCTAATCAAGAAAAAACTTGCTGGTTgaataaaagtaactttaaatcaatatttgccAGGGGTATGAATAATTTAGGGCttaactgtatatatatatatatatatatatatatatatatatatatatatatatatatatatatatatatatatgtgtgtgtgtgtgtgtatatattttaatttctttatgactattaattaattgtattttattttactatttttattttatatatatatatatatatatatatatatatattagggagATAAGTATTGTTCTGTTCTATGGTCTACtgaataatgtgaaaaaaaataattatggcttgttttaatttatatttttcttcGACTATTTGAGATGCACAGCACTTTGTTGTTATTGCTActtattatacatttatttgctTTAGACTGGTTCTCAGTGTTGATCAATCACTGTACATTTGCCCtaataaacattaataaaaagatgaaaaaaaagagagatgtgaGAAGGGCTATGACCAA encodes the following:
- the hax1 gene encoding HCLS1-associated protein X-1; translation: MSVFDLFRGFFGVPGGHYRGRRDPFFDAMTHDDDDDDDEEEEDDGFYNERFHGVRQDPFDNDWRFDFSFGPNGMRIEEPPVFGHVLREMEEIFSQLGRTDGQPESGHFGVPMLPPPQDGSKITEGISSRNPLRDFMLKSPDGNTQGSPAEPRTDRHPSDESPSVHDWTPFPKFSDIWKRGPPKAPEDGRREDRDLDSAVSSGGLDQILTPPAGQAPNQPRTRSFFQSVTVTKVVKPDGTVEERRTIRDGQGNEETTVTRSGGSGNLEDSDHHTGSHTPGSQHPFSDMRDDDSLFFSRFFRGFK